Proteins encoded within one genomic window of Microbacterium sp. zg-B185:
- a CDS encoding transglutaminase family protein, producing MKRLRIEHQTGFSYPGEVSASYNEARMLPSSTDSQFVLSSSLDIEPSTSVNQYVDYFGTRVAAFDVLSPHASLTISARSLVEVRPRPMEHADISWTRLGTEVQRSIETVEQLVQTSRTRPHPEVAEIARVIAAQHERPGIAAHEIAMAVGNAVEYMHGITGVHSTAAEAWAERKGVCQDITHITLGALREVGIPARYVSGYFHPRPEAEVGVPVTGESHAWVEWFAGEWQGFDPTNNIDIGDRHVLVGRGRDYNDVPPLRGVYAGPFKSQLHVKVTITREA from the coding sequence GTGAAGCGACTCCGCATCGAGCATCAGACCGGGTTCTCCTACCCCGGCGAGGTCTCCGCGTCCTACAACGAGGCGCGGATGCTGCCCAGCTCGACCGACAGCCAGTTCGTGCTGAGCTCGTCGCTGGACATCGAGCCGTCGACCTCGGTCAACCAGTATGTCGACTACTTCGGCACCCGCGTCGCCGCTTTCGATGTCCTCTCCCCGCACGCGTCGCTGACCATCTCGGCGCGCTCACTCGTTGAGGTGCGCCCGCGGCCGATGGAGCACGCGGACATCAGCTGGACCCGTCTGGGCACCGAGGTGCAGCGATCCATCGAGACGGTGGAGCAGCTCGTCCAGACAAGCCGCACCCGACCGCACCCCGAGGTCGCCGAGATCGCCCGCGTCATCGCGGCCCAGCACGAGCGGCCGGGCATCGCCGCGCACGAGATCGCCATGGCGGTCGGCAACGCGGTCGAGTACATGCACGGCATCACCGGCGTGCATTCGACGGCGGCGGAGGCGTGGGCCGAGCGCAAAGGCGTCTGCCAGGACATCACCCACATCACCCTGGGGGCGCTGCGCGAGGTCGGCATCCCGGCACGGTACGTGTCGGGGTACTTCCATCCGCGGCCGGAGGCGGAGGTGGGGGTCCCGGTCACCGGCGAGTCCCACGCGTGGGTCGAGTGGTTCGCCGGCGAATGGCAGGGTTTCGATCCGACCAACAACATCGACATCGGCGATCGTCATGTCCTGGTCGGACGCGGCCGCGACTACAACGACGTGCCGCCGCTGCGGGGCGTGTACGCCGGTCCGTTCAAATCGCAGCTGCACGTGAAGGTCACGATCACCCGCGAGGCCTGA
- a CDS encoding DUF5684 domain-containing protein, which translates to MHPLSSITSQADVSSLYTTSSLFGLVVYIITVIALWKVFTKAGYAGWLAIIPIVNVFVLVKIAGFSAWMGLLYIIPIVNIVFAVIVALRVGKGFGQGAVFSVFLLWLIPFVGYLILGFGSAQYQRARVTA; encoded by the coding sequence ATGCATCCTCTCAGCTCGATCACGTCCCAGGCGGACGTCTCCTCGCTCTATACGACGTCGTCCCTGTTCGGTCTCGTCGTGTACATCATCACCGTCATCGCGCTGTGGAAGGTGTTCACCAAGGCCGGCTACGCAGGATGGCTCGCGATCATCCCCATCGTCAACGTCTTCGTACTCGTGAAGATCGCCGGCTTCTCGGCGTGGATGGGCCTGCTCTACATCATCCCGATCGTCAACATCGTCTTCGCCGTCATCGTCGCGCTGCGCGTGGGCAAGGGCTTCGGGCAGGGCGCGGTGTTCTCCGTGTTCCTGCTGTGGCTGATCCCGTTCGTCGGCTACCTGATCCTCGGCTTCGGCTCGGCTCAGTACCAGAGGGCGCGCGTCACCGCTTAG
- a CDS encoding glucose-6-phosphate dehydrogenase — translation MKVAASTDWRDGIPFDTPLIVAEILPGEETRCSVCGGDSALRSRTELWVIKHRHPKHHDGYVRFYCPEHLPEIAPVEPVLERPAVRARRPAAPRAAAATRTPAAPEKQRAVCPECYVEVSALGLCGICGQTIA, via the coding sequence ATGAAGGTCGCCGCATCAACAGACTGGCGAGATGGCATCCCGTTCGACACGCCCCTGATCGTCGCGGAGATCCTCCCCGGCGAGGAGACCCGATGCTCCGTCTGCGGAGGGGACTCCGCGCTGCGTTCCCGAACCGAACTGTGGGTGATCAAGCACCGTCACCCCAAGCACCACGACGGCTACGTCCGGTTCTACTGTCCCGAGCACCTGCCCGAGATCGCGCCGGTCGAGCCGGTCCTGGAGCGCCCGGCGGTCCGTGCGCGGCGCCCCGCGGCGCCGCGGGCCGCCGCGGCGACGCGTACCCCCGCGGCGCCTGAGAAGCAGCGGGCAGTGTGCCCCGAATGCTACGTCGAGGTCTCCGCGCTGGGGCTGTGCGGGATCTGCGGACAGACGATCGCCTGA
- a CDS encoding FAD-binding protein translates to MARNWAGSHEYAAPRIVAAATVQDVQRAIATGGRVHALGTRHSFTDLPDTTGTLIDLAPLTGGYELDRDAASVTVAAGTRYGELALWLEQRGCALHNLGSLPHISVAGAIATATHGSGDANGVLTSAVRGIRYIGADGQEREVLRGEPDFSALAVGLGAFGVIVAVTLAVQPTYRVRQDIYRGVSWDAALAGLDAVTGAGYSVSVFTRWDPELIGDVWVKTRMGADDDEVADGLLDGARVAEANPLDGLADLTELGGVPGPWMLRLPHFRLDGTPSFGDELQTEYFVARSDAPAALRAVRELAPVIQPHLFVSELRTAASDDLWLSGAYRRDLVAIHFTWRNDPAGVRGALPHIEAALAPFRARPHWGKLHLFEADDIARVHPRAADARAVFERLDPEGRFVNAHLVRVGLREPRR, encoded by the coding sequence ATGGCACGCAACTGGGCCGGAAGCCACGAGTACGCGGCTCCCCGGATCGTCGCCGCCGCCACTGTTCAGGACGTGCAGCGGGCGATCGCGACCGGCGGGCGGGTGCATGCACTCGGGACCCGTCACTCGTTCACCGATCTGCCCGACACCACCGGGACCCTGATCGACCTCGCCCCGTTGACGGGGGGATACGAACTGGATCGGGATGCCGCGAGCGTCACCGTGGCCGCAGGGACCCGTTATGGGGAACTGGCGCTGTGGCTCGAGCAGCGCGGCTGTGCGCTGCACAACCTCGGGTCGCTGCCGCACATCTCCGTCGCCGGGGCGATTGCGACCGCGACGCACGGTTCCGGCGACGCCAACGGCGTGCTGACCAGCGCGGTCCGCGGCATCCGGTACATCGGCGCGGATGGGCAGGAACGCGAGGTCCTCCGGGGCGAGCCGGACTTCAGCGCGCTCGCCGTCGGGCTCGGCGCCTTCGGTGTGATCGTGGCTGTCACCCTCGCCGTGCAGCCGACCTACCGGGTGCGGCAGGACATCTACCGCGGGGTGTCCTGGGATGCCGCCCTCGCCGGTCTGGACGCCGTCACCGGCGCCGGCTACAGCGTGTCCGTGTTCACGCGCTGGGACCCGGAGCTGATCGGCGACGTATGGGTGAAGACCCGCATGGGCGCGGACGATGACGAGGTCGCGGATGGGCTGCTGGACGGCGCGCGGGTGGCCGAGGCCAACCCGCTCGACGGGCTCGCCGACCTGACCGAGCTCGGCGGCGTGCCGGGACCGTGGATGCTGCGGCTTCCGCATTTCCGTCTCGACGGCACTCCGTCCTTCGGAGACGAGCTGCAGACGGAGTACTTCGTGGCGCGATCGGACGCACCGGCCGCTTTGCGTGCGGTGCGCGAGCTGGCGCCGGTGATCCAGCCGCACCTGTTCGTGAGCGAACTGAGGACCGCGGCATCCGATGATCTCTGGCTCAGCGGAGCCTACCGGCGTGATCTCGTCGCGATCCACTTCACCTGGCGCAACGACCCCGCCGGGGTGCGCGGGGCGCTGCCGCACATCGAAGCCGCGCTCGCCCCGTTCCGGGCACGTCCGCACTGGGGCAAACTGCACCTGTTCGAGGCCGACGACATCGCGCGGGTGCACCCCCGTGCCGCCGACGCGCGAGCCGTCTTCGAAAGACTCGACCCGGAGGGGCGTTTCGTCAACGCGCATCTGGTGCGCGTGGGGCTGCGCGAGCCCCGGCGCTGA
- a CDS encoding MFS transporter, producing MSAMFRSFSVFNYRVWFIGALVSNIGAWMQATAQNWVVLTELTDNDAAAMGITMALQFAPPLLLVSLTGYVADRFDRRKLLMVTQLLLFLLAIALGVMILTGHMTLMIMYGFALALGVVSAFDNPARQAFVSDVVTRENASNAVALNAASFNGARMIGPAVAGIVIVAVGTGWVFLINAVTFFGMIVALLMIRSHELLPRANTSGASRLADGFRYVARRPDLVVTFAMVFLVGAFGMNFPIFASTMALEFDQGADGYGLLSSILAIGSLAGALLAARRDRARLRVVIGGTLLFAVAAGVSAFMPSYWGYAATLMFTGFAVVTMLTTANGYVQTTTDPALRGRVLALYMAILMGGTPVGAPIVGWVAAEYGPRMAILLGAVSAVVAFAIGGTWLLATGRLHRSESRRFALTIDETLPISVVRPVPAEFSDEVASTTPIGLPREAREPAPRSASVRTDAGELTRRS from the coding sequence ATGAGCGCGATGTTCCGTTCGTTCTCGGTCTTCAACTACCGCGTCTGGTTCATCGGCGCACTCGTGTCGAACATCGGCGCCTGGATGCAGGCGACCGCGCAGAACTGGGTGGTCCTGACCGAGCTCACCGACAATGACGCCGCCGCGATGGGCATCACCATGGCCCTGCAGTTCGCACCGCCGCTGCTGCTGGTGAGCCTCACCGGCTACGTCGCCGACCGGTTCGATCGACGCAAGCTGCTGATGGTCACCCAGCTGCTGCTGTTCCTGCTCGCCATCGCGCTCGGCGTGATGATCCTCACCGGTCACATGACGCTGATGATCATGTACGGCTTCGCTCTGGCACTGGGCGTGGTCTCCGCGTTCGACAATCCGGCCAGGCAGGCGTTCGTCTCGGACGTGGTGACGCGGGAGAACGCGTCCAACGCGGTCGCCCTGAACGCGGCATCCTTCAACGGTGCCCGCATGATCGGACCTGCCGTTGCGGGCATCGTCATCGTCGCCGTGGGCACCGGCTGGGTGTTCCTGATCAACGCGGTCACATTCTTCGGCATGATCGTCGCCCTCCTGATGATCCGCTCGCACGAGCTGCTCCCGCGGGCGAACACCTCCGGGGCGTCCCGGCTGGCCGACGGCTTCCGCTACGTCGCACGGCGCCCCGACCTCGTCGTGACCTTCGCGATGGTCTTCCTGGTCGGCGCGTTCGGCATGAACTTCCCGATCTTCGCGTCGACGATGGCGCTCGAGTTCGATCAGGGAGCGGACGGATACGGGCTGCTCAGTTCGATCCTGGCGATCGGTTCGCTCGCCGGCGCCCTGCTGGCGGCCCGTCGGGACCGGGCACGCCTGCGGGTGGTCATCGGCGGCACTCTGCTGTTCGCGGTGGCCGCCGGAGTCTCGGCCTTCATGCCCTCGTACTGGGGATATGCCGCGACGCTCATGTTCACCGGCTTCGCGGTGGTCACGATGCTGACCACGGCGAACGGCTACGTGCAGACCACGACCGATCCCGCTCTGCGCGGACGCGTGCTGGCGCTGTACATGGCGATCCTCATGGGCGGAACCCCCGTCGGGGCGCCCATCGTCGGCTGGGTCGCCGCCGAATACGGCCCGCGCATGGCGATCCTCCTCGGCGCGGTGTCCGCAGTCGTGGCGTTCGCGATCGGGGGGACGTGGCTGCTCGCCACCGGCCGGTTGCATCGTTCCGAGTCCCGCCGGTTCGCGCTCACGATCGACGAGACCCTGCCGATCAGCGTCGTGCGGCCCGTCCCGGCCGAGTTCAGCGACGAGGTGGCCTCGACGACCCCGATCGGACTGCCGCGGGAGGCGCGGGAGCCTGCGCCGCGCTCGGCGTCCGTGCGAACAGACGCGGGCGAGCTGACGCGCCGGAGCTGA
- a CDS encoding MarR family transcriptional regulator has protein sequence MTEHAAPPSPDLARAASDLRIAVFRLARRMRTERAVDSMSDGQFAVLAVLSVHGPHTLTELADRERVSAPSMNRTVNCLQEAGYITRSADESDGRKVVIDLSDDGRTVVDETARRRDAWVEEALAEISPEERAIVASAAAIMQRMVAR, from the coding sequence ATGACTGAGCACGCAGCACCACCCTCCCCGGACCTCGCCCGCGCCGCATCGGATCTGCGTATCGCAGTGTTCCGACTCGCTCGCCGCATGCGCACCGAACGCGCTGTCGACTCGATGAGCGACGGCCAGTTCGCGGTGCTGGCCGTCCTGTCCGTCCACGGCCCGCACACGCTGACCGAACTCGCCGACCGCGAGCGCGTCTCCGCACCGTCGATGAACCGCACCGTCAACTGCCTCCAGGAGGCCGGGTACATCACCCGCTCGGCCGACGAGAGCGATGGCCGCAAAGTCGTGATCGATCTGAGCGATGACGGCCGCACCGTGGTCGACGAGACCGCACGGCGACGCGATGCGTGGGTCGAGGAAGCCCTCGCCGAGATCAGCCCCGAAGAGCGCGCGATCGTCGCGAGCGCCGCCGCCATCATGCAGAGGATGGTCGCCCGATGA
- a CDS encoding DHA2 family efflux MFS transporter permease subunit, which yields MNGTQASSRRWFGLVFISIAVSLIIVDSTIVNVAIPSIVDELQISSTQVQWVQEVYTLVFAALLLVFGSLADRFGRRRTMLIGVVIFATSSVAAALATSGELLILARFVQGVGGAMILPTTLSLINATFRGRERGIAFAVWGSTIGGMAALGPLLGGWLTTEFSWRWAFGINVPLGILIIVGVLLTVDESKEGTRRRVDAVGALLSVLTSAALVFGLIEGRSLGWWTTNEPLTIGAWTWPWELSPVPLAFVVSAGGLIAFIAWGRHRMRTGRSTLIAFGLFRIPSFRNGNIAALVVSLGEFGIILSLPLWLQFVIGFDALQTGLVLLALAIGSFVASGFAGAFSNRIAPVTIVRLGLIAEIVGVAGLALVISPSTQWAALIPFLFVYGFGVGLATAQLTGVVLGDVPVEQSGQGSGTQSTARQLGSALGIAVLGTVLFTSTALLLGASLDARGVPADQRDQVVSAVVDTAGGAIAGLEADPSTSDLADEAKAAFSTGTQYAAFAAAGFLVLGLAATFSLGQRRRGDRPSDILSKDNELG from the coding sequence ATGAACGGGACGCAGGCTTCCTCTCGACGCTGGTTCGGACTGGTCTTCATCAGCATCGCCGTCTCCCTGATCATCGTGGACTCAACCATCGTCAACGTGGCGATCCCGTCGATCGTCGATGAGCTGCAGATCTCCTCGACCCAGGTGCAATGGGTCCAGGAGGTGTACACCCTGGTCTTCGCCGCGCTCCTGCTCGTGTTCGGCAGTCTCGCCGATCGCTTCGGACGCCGACGGACCATGCTCATCGGCGTCGTGATCTTCGCCACGTCCTCGGTGGCGGCCGCCCTCGCCACCTCGGGCGAACTGCTGATCCTCGCGCGATTCGTCCAGGGCGTCGGCGGCGCGATGATCCTGCCCACGACCCTTTCGCTGATCAACGCCACGTTCCGCGGCCGCGAGCGCGGCATCGCGTTCGCCGTCTGGGGCTCCACCATCGGCGGCATGGCGGCGCTCGGCCCGCTGCTGGGCGGCTGGCTCACGACGGAGTTCTCGTGGCGATGGGCATTCGGCATCAACGTGCCGCTCGGCATCCTGATCATCGTCGGAGTGCTGCTCACGGTCGACGAGTCCAAGGAGGGCACGCGCCGGCGGGTGGATGCCGTGGGCGCGCTGCTGTCCGTCCTCACCAGCGCCGCTCTGGTCTTCGGTCTCATCGAGGGGCGGTCCCTGGGCTGGTGGACGACGAACGAACCCCTGACGATCGGGGCGTGGACGTGGCCGTGGGAGCTGTCCCCCGTTCCACTCGCCTTCGTCGTGTCCGCGGGCGGCCTGATCGCGTTCATCGCGTGGGGGCGGCATCGGATGCGCACGGGGCGGTCGACGCTGATCGCCTTCGGGCTGTTCCGCATCCCCTCCTTCCGCAACGGCAACATCGCGGCGCTGGTGGTCTCACTGGGCGAGTTCGGGATCATCCTGTCCCTGCCGCTGTGGCTGCAGTTCGTGATCGGCTTCGACGCCCTGCAGACCGGCCTGGTCCTGCTCGCCCTCGCCATCGGTTCGTTCGTCGCCAGCGGGTTCGCCGGCGCGTTCAGCAACCGCATCGCTCCGGTGACGATCGTCCGGCTGGGGCTGATCGCCGAGATCGTCGGGGTGGCCGGGCTTGCACTCGTGATCTCCCCGTCGACCCAGTGGGCGGCCCTGATCCCGTTCCTCTTCGTGTACGGCTTCGGCGTCGGCCTGGCAACCGCCCAGCTCACCGGCGTCGTGCTCGGCGATGTGCCCGTGGAGCAGAGCGGACAGGGCTCGGGAACACAGTCCACCGCTCGGCAGCTCGGCTCCGCGCTGGGCATCGCGGTGCTCGGCACCGTCCTGTTCACCAGTACGGCCCTGCTTCTGGGCGCTTCGCTGGACGCGCGCGGCGTGCCCGCGGACCAGCGCGACCAGGTTGTCTCCGCCGTCGTGGACACTGCGGGGGGCGCGATCGCGGGGCTGGAGGCGGATCCGTCCACCTCCGATCTGGCCGACGAGGCGAAGGCCGCCTTCTCCACCGGCACCCAGTACGCCGCGTTCGCGGCGGCCGGGTTCCTCGTGCTCGGCCTGGCCGCGACGTTTTCGCTCGGGCAGCGGCGCCGGGGCGACCGGCCGTCAGATATACTTAGCAAGGATAATGAACTAGGCTAA
- a CDS encoding lysophospholipase, with protein MPDFIDAHGIAIVYDVHPARTPPKAIVQLAHGVGEHAGRYGALVEALAADGYTVYADDHRGHGRTGMKQHGDDVSKLGRLGPGGVMGAVRAVSQLTALIRSENPGLPLVLLGHSWGSFMAQMLLNREPEAYDALVLSGTVYRQLGWGNLGELNARWSGPDATGMEWLASDPEVAAAFLADPLTTAAPMRQLFGLHGQLRMMGKPKKNLGRDIPTLLMVGRDDTVGGPRSVHKLADAYRTRSGFTDVTTFVYPNARHEIFNEAAQAEVRADLLAWLDARFPVRD; from the coding sequence ATGCCCGACTTCATCGATGCGCACGGCATCGCGATCGTCTACGACGTTCACCCCGCTCGAACTCCGCCGAAGGCGATCGTGCAGCTCGCGCACGGCGTCGGTGAGCACGCCGGACGCTATGGTGCGCTGGTCGAGGCACTCGCCGCCGACGGATACACCGTGTACGCCGACGACCATCGTGGTCACGGCCGCACCGGGATGAAGCAGCACGGCGACGATGTGTCCAAGCTCGGCCGCCTGGGACCGGGCGGCGTCATGGGCGCCGTTCGAGCGGTGTCGCAGCTGACGGCACTCATCCGGTCGGAGAATCCGGGTCTGCCCCTCGTGCTCCTGGGTCATTCGTGGGGCTCGTTCATGGCACAGATGCTGCTGAACCGTGAACCGGAGGCCTATGACGCCCTCGTGCTCAGCGGTACGGTCTATCGCCAACTCGGCTGGGGCAACCTCGGCGAACTGAACGCGCGATGGAGCGGACCGGATGCGACAGGCATGGAATGGCTCGCCAGTGATCCCGAGGTCGCGGCAGCGTTCCTCGCCGATCCGCTGACCACCGCTGCGCCGATGCGGCAGCTCTTCGGCCTGCACGGCCAGCTGCGCATGATGGGCAAGCCGAAAAAGAACCTCGGCCGCGACATCCCGACACTGCTCATGGTGGGTCGCGACGACACGGTCGGCGGCCCGCGCAGCGTGCACAAACTCGCTGATGCGTACCGCACGCGTTCGGGTTTCACCGACGTCACGACGTTCGTCTACCCGAACGCGCGCCATGAGATCTTCAACGAGGCAGCACAGGCCGAAGTGCGCGCCGACCTGCTCGCCTGGCTGGACGCGCGCTTCCCGGTCCGGGACTGA
- a CDS encoding sugar phosphate isomerase/epimerase family protein has protein sequence MTRPITLFTGQWADLPLEEVARLAAEWGYDGLEIACWGDHLDPWRWDDEEYVQGRLDLLERHGLKVWAISNHLKGQAVCDDPIDQRHRDILSDRVWGDGDPEGVRQRAAEEMKHTARLAAKLGVKTVVGFTGSSIWKYVAMFPPVSQAAVDAGYQDFADRWNPILDVFDEVGVRFAHEVHPSEIAYDYWTTVRTLEAIGHRPAFGLNWDPSHFMWQELNPVDFILEFKDLIYHVDCKDVKLNLGNGRNGRLGSHLAWADLRRGWDFVSTGRGDVPWEASFRALNSIGYDGPISVEWEDAGMDRLLGAPEALAFVKRNAFAAPEAAFDAAFSAR, from the coding sequence ATGACGCGACCGATCACCCTGTTCACCGGGCAGTGGGCCGACCTGCCGCTGGAGGAGGTGGCCCGGCTCGCCGCCGAATGGGGCTACGACGGACTCGAGATCGCCTGCTGGGGCGACCACCTGGACCCCTGGCGCTGGGACGACGAGGAGTACGTGCAGGGCCGGCTCGATCTGCTCGAGCGCCACGGGCTGAAGGTCTGGGCGATCTCGAACCACCTCAAGGGCCAGGCGGTCTGCGACGACCCGATCGACCAGCGGCACCGGGACATCCTCTCGGACCGGGTGTGGGGGGACGGCGATCCCGAGGGCGTTCGTCAGCGAGCCGCCGAGGAGATGAAGCACACCGCACGGCTGGCCGCGAAGCTCGGGGTCAAGACCGTGGTCGGCTTCACCGGTTCGAGCATCTGGAAGTACGTCGCGATGTTCCCGCCGGTGTCGCAGGCCGCGGTGGACGCGGGCTACCAGGACTTCGCCGACCGGTGGAACCCGATCCTGGATGTGTTCGACGAGGTCGGGGTCAGGTTCGCGCACGAAGTGCACCCCAGTGAGATCGCCTACGACTACTGGACGACGGTGCGCACGCTCGAGGCGATCGGCCACCGGCCCGCGTTCGGCCTGAACTGGGACCCCTCCCACTTCATGTGGCAGGAGCTCAATCCCGTCGACTTCATCCTGGAGTTCAAGGACCTGATCTACCACGTGGACTGCAAGGACGTGAAGCTCAATCTCGGCAACGGCCGCAACGGCCGACTGGGCTCTCACCTCGCGTGGGCTGATCTGCGCCGCGGATGGGATTTCGTCTCGACCGGCCGCGGTGACGTCCCGTGGGAGGCCTCCTTCCGTGCGCTGAACAGCATCGGCTACGACGGCCCCATCTCGGTCGAGTGGGAGGACGCCGGAATGGACCGGCTGCTGGGCGCCCCGGAGGCGCTCGCGTTCGTCAAGCGGAACGCGTTCGCCGCGCCGGAGGCGGCGTTCGACGCGGCCTTTAGCGCCCGCTGA
- a CDS encoding Gfo/Idh/MocA family oxidoreductase produces the protein MIGYGFMGAAHSQGWRVAPRFFDLPAQPSMSVIVGRDPDGVTAAAQKWGWEEAATDWREVIARDDIDIVDIVTPGDTHAEIAIAALDAGKHVLCEKPLANSVAEAQAMTDAADRAAARGVRAMVGFTYRRVPAATLARDLVAAGRIGQIRQVRASYRQDWLSDAEAPLTWRLQKDRAGSGALGDIGAHAVDLSEFITGLRLQSVSGILDTIVAERPLLGEGIGLSGTAAADRGEVTVDDVAVFSGRYGSADGSYAPLGTFEASRFATGRKNALSIEVSGSLGAVAFDLERMNELEFFDATLPATEQGFRTIIVTEPDHPYIRAWWPAGHMLGYEHGFSHQVVDFVSAIAEGTQPRPSFADGLHVQRVLDAVERSSAAGSSWIPIPN, from the coding sequence ATGATCGGCTACGGCTTCATGGGCGCCGCGCACTCGCAAGGGTGGCGCGTCGCTCCGCGCTTCTTCGACCTCCCCGCGCAGCCCTCGATGAGCGTGATCGTGGGCCGGGACCCGGACGGGGTCACGGCGGCCGCGCAGAAGTGGGGATGGGAGGAGGCGGCGACCGACTGGCGCGAGGTGATCGCCCGTGACGACATCGACATCGTCGACATCGTCACGCCCGGGGACACGCACGCCGAGATCGCGATCGCGGCCCTGGATGCCGGCAAGCACGTCCTGTGCGAGAAGCCGCTGGCCAATTCCGTCGCCGAGGCGCAGGCCATGACCGATGCCGCCGACCGTGCGGCCGCGCGCGGAGTGCGGGCGATGGTGGGCTTCACCTATCGTCGTGTGCCGGCGGCGACGCTGGCCCGGGACCTGGTCGCGGCCGGACGCATCGGTCAGATCCGGCAGGTGCGCGCGTCCTACCGCCAGGACTGGCTGAGCGACGCCGAGGCCCCGCTGACGTGGCGCCTGCAGAAGGATCGCGCCGGTTCCGGTGCGCTGGGCGATATCGGCGCCCACGCCGTCGACCTGTCCGAGTTCATCACCGGGCTGCGGCTGCAGAGCGTGTCGGGGATTCTGGACACCATCGTCGCGGAGCGCCCGCTCCTGGGCGAAGGCATCGGCCTTTCCGGGACCGCTGCCGCCGATCGGGGCGAGGTCACCGTGGACGACGTGGCGGTCTTCTCCGGCCGCTACGGATCGGCGGACGGATCGTACGCGCCGCTCGGCACGTTCGAAGCGAGCCGCTTCGCCACCGGGCGCAAGAATGCGCTCAGCATCGAGGTCTCCGGCTCCCTCGGCGCCGTCGCGTTCGATCTCGAGCGGATGAATGAACTGGAGTTCTTCGACGCGACGCTGCCCGCGACCGAGCAGGGCTTCCGCACGATCATCGTCACCGAGCCGGACCATCCGTACATTCGCGCGTGGTGGCCGGCCGGCCACATGCTCGGCTACGAGCACGGCTTCTCGCACCAGGTGGTCGACTTCGTATCCGCCATCGCCGAGGGTACGCAGCCGCGGCCCTCCTTCGCCGACGGCCTCCATGTGCAGAGGGTTCTGGATGCCGTCGAGCGCAGCTCCGCGGCGGGCAGCAGCTGGATCCCGATCCCGAACTGA
- a CDS encoding substrate-binding domain-containing protein, whose translation MRSTRSVRTRAIGAGAAALTAIALLAGCTPGAPEEEEGADQGTTSEENQATGDTVVIGFSGPAADHGWLGAINSGAIAAAESFPDVELQLAEGTNDVNAQIAAVETFINDGVDAIVLLPSDGAALTEVAIKAMEAGIPVINVDREFSSPFAARATVLGDNYGMGVSAGTYICEQVGDNPDAIVAEIAGIDSLPLTQDRSAGFADALADCGLEVGPRVAADFTVQGGEAAASQLLSANPQIDALWNHDDDQGIGVLAAINAAGRDEFFMVGGAGSLNAMEAIEADDTVLKATIIYPSTQAADGIALARLIAQGKTMSDLVTPGVANRIVLDAPVVTKENVDQYIGLAFES comes from the coding sequence ATGCGTTCAACCCGTTCCGTGCGCACGCGGGCGATCGGTGCCGGCGCCGCCGCGCTGACGGCCATCGCACTGCTGGCCGGCTGTACACCCGGCGCGCCCGAAGAAGAAGAGGGCGCCGACCAGGGCACCACCTCGGAGGAGAACCAGGCCACCGGCGACACGGTCGTCATCGGGTTCTCCGGACCGGCCGCCGACCACGGCTGGCTCGGCGCCATCAACTCCGGCGCGATCGCCGCGGCGGAGAGCTTCCCTGACGTCGAGCTGCAGCTGGCCGAGGGCACCAACGACGTCAACGCGCAGATCGCGGCCGTCGAGACCTTCATCAACGACGGGGTCGATGCGATCGTGCTGCTGCCCAGTGACGGCGCCGCTCTGACCGAGGTCGCCATCAAAGCCATGGAGGCCGGCATCCCGGTCATCAATGTCGACCGCGAGTTCTCCAGCCCGTTCGCTGCGCGGGCCACCGTGCTCGGCGACAACTACGGCATGGGCGTCAGCGCCGGCACGTACATCTGCGAGCAGGTCGGCGACAACCCCGACGCGATCGTCGCCGAGATCGCCGGCATCGACTCGCTCCCGCTGACGCAGGACCGCTCGGCCGGCTTCGCCGACGCGCTGGCGGACTGCGGACTGGAGGTCGGCCCTCGCGTGGCCGCCGACTTCACCGTCCAGGGCGGCGAGGCCGCGGCATCCCAGCTGCTGTCGGCCAACCCGCAGATCGATGCGCTGTGGAACCACGATGACGACCAGGGCATCGGCGTCCTCGCGGCGATCAACGCCGCGGGTCGCGACGAGTTCTTCATGGTCGGCGGCGCGGGTTCGCTGAACGCGATGGAGGCCATCGAGGCGGACGACACGGTGCTCAAGGCGACGATCATCTACCCGTCGACGCAGGCCGCCGACGGCATCGCCCTCGCCCGACTGATCGCACAGGGCAAGACGATGAGCGACCTGGTCACACCCGGTGTGGCCAACCGCATCGTGCTGGATGCCCCCGTCGTTACGAAGGAGAACGTCGACCAGTACATCGGTCTGGCGTTCGAGTCCTGA